AGCTCTGCCCGTCCAACTCAGATACAGCCCATCGTCTTGGAGTTGAATGAATCTGCAGGGAAAGTATGAACTCATACTGCGGAAGTGCAGATAGCTTCAATTGGCCACTGCTTTCATCACTTAGGTCAAACTTTTTTTAGTCTGACCATTAACTTGCAAGCTGGTACCATGGTTCAAGATCATCAGAAAATGAGCTTCAATGCTAAACAATACAGGtatatcatttttttctccttttccatTTTACAGTTTAGCACGTATACCAAAGTCTAATTTACAATGTGTCTATGTGTACTGAGCAAGTGTTGTAATTTTTGTACTCTTTATGTTGCTGATTTAACCCCATGAAAAGTAGATGAGGGGGTTAACTATTGTAGTTAAACCATGAATTCCTTATAAATATGAATGTATTCTGCCAAAAATATGTTACACGCATTACAActttactgatttttttttggcctcTTTGGTGACAACAGGCAGTCCTTCTGAAACAGTAATTCCTTTGACCTCTGTTCTGAGGTTAATATGAAATAGTTCCAATTTATTGGCAATTGAATAGGTACAAGATAATTCTATGTTGACCATTACGAACACTTAACCTGAAAGCTTCATgacatattttatatttaccCTTTGAGTATATGCTGTGCCTCTATTTTATCTGCAGTTCCAACGAATTAGCTATCAGTTTACTATTGCATCATGACTACAATCTTAGAAGGTTATGGTCGCTATTTTCTCCATCGGCAATCCTGCCAGTATGAATTACTATGAATTTCTTTACAAAGAAGTGGAGTACTATACATTATGAACATATATGCCTCCATGTCAAAAATATTGTTTAGATTTTCTCATCAGCTTAAGCTTGGGTTAGTTGgttgatgcatcatgcatgaaaTCAAACATGGTGTTGTAAGCTTAAAGCCAAAAGGTCCTAGTTAAAAGACTTGCTAACACAGAGCATTTTCATTTGGGTTGCTCTTGTAGTTCTGTAGACTGTAGGCCACGAGGAAATGAGAAATACTGTACTAGTATAATTTCCTTGTAGCATTCAGGTTTCTGTCAACATCACCTCTACCTCATCTTCTTGCACCAGTTTATCAGCTAGATATTTAATGGTATTTAATAGTACATGGCACCATTTAGACATATGCCATAATGTCAGCATCCCAGTGTTTGGTTTGCTATATTTTTGAAGTGCTCATCTAATCAGCATGGTTGGATTATTCCAGCACATGACGGATTCTGAACGACTTATTTTCTTTCGTGGCATATGTGGGGTCAACTACTAGATGCATTATTTTGTGCCTTTCCTGATTACTAAAGTCTGGAGATTGTATTCCGATCCGATTTTTTGGATCTGATACAGCATTTTTCTGCTCCCCCTGTTCTGGATCGTTGCCACTCCATATGTTGGTAGAACTCTGAACTATAAATTATCATCATGAGCGAAATTATGAATTTGATTACAGTTGCAGTTGTATTAGTAGTACTTTTATTTGTTTGTATTATTGATTATTAATGGTTGCCGCCATGCGAAACCTTGATGGTGACAAGTGACGAGTCAAGGCCTATCGCATTTGGACAGGATATGATTATCAATTGCCGAGGTGTTTACGTGCTGATGACTTGGCTAAGCAGTAATCAAACGACAAattatcaattgttctacatGTATGTCGTCAACCGGATAGTAGTAATTACTGGCTGTAGAAAAACGTGCTTTGGAGTTTATCTAGCTTCCTTAGATGTGTGATTAGACATGTCAATGGTCAAAATTAGGACGGTTTGGGAcacggatttttttttaatttgtcctACACAcaaaaacttctaacttttctgtcacatcgttccaatttcaacaaaacttccaattttgatatGAACTAAATACAGCCCCAGCTACGTAGAATCCTACATGGTTTCAAAATGAGCGCTGCTACAAAACGGGATCCCATTGCAATGGGATAGACAAATTAACTATTATCTTGTACGAGTATCACGTGTATTAGGTTCTAGGTATCATAGGTACTGGGTAACAGGTATCACAGGTATGGTATCGGGTACCATATAGCTAGGTATCAAGTATTAGGTATTGTCTTATAGAAGGGTGTCCTATTCCAACGGGATACCGTTGTCTAGGTTTTCTGTTTCAAAATAGAGAGAAACTAGAGAAGTAAAGGAAGAGAGTGCATTAGAttttaaaggaaaaataaaacaagGCTCATGCTTATTTTCCCATGAAATAAGGGTGTAAGAAGCTGATCCATATGAACTTCAACATCACATTCGTCTGATTCAAAGGATataataggaaaattttcataaCGATTTTAATTCATCATAAATATTGCAGTGTTTTAGAATCTGAATAAAAATCTAGACTGTTTAGAGAAGCTTTTTGCAGTTGTAGCTTCTATAAGAATCTTTAGCTATAAGAAGCTCCCAAGCAGACTTTTATTTTCTATGGAACATAGCTATAGGAAGCTGATCCATAAGAATTTGAACAGCACATTCCTTCAATTCAAAGGACATCGTATGGTATTATTTTCAAGGATTTCAATTCTTCACAGATGCTTTGAATTTCGTTTGGAACTTCAAGCAAAAAGGAGCCTAAAAACGTTACGAGCATCTATACTCTATACAGTTTTAAACAGTAGCCAATCGCGATCAGAATTTTCCGTGCAGAggtcactgccatgtggggtcAAAGCCGTAGTGGGTCGCGTGACGTGTCGGCCCGTGAGGACGCGGACAGGACGAACGGTGGCACACGTTCCGTGTGTGCCGCTTTTCTTATCCTATCCTGTCCAGGGCCTATAGGAATCGtcgtttatttttttgtttctcttttttatttccctctccttttctttttcaagttTCTTTCACATTTtaatctctctttctcctttttatGAGGATATCAGAATTTAATCTCAGGCAATATTAACACGTGCGATACAATTACTACTCGTCCTCGAGTGATTACTATGGGTTGAAAATGATCTCTCTTGATGGTTTACCGCGAAATACTGGCAGTCAACAACGAAAAGCTGAAGGCCTCCTCAAGATGAACAATTACCACTAGTTCTCAAGAGATCGCTCAGAATTGAAAAGAAGCACATATGAGTTTTCTTCATGTATGACTTTGACTGTTTAGCGTGAAAATCTCGCTAGCAACTACACAGTAAGAGTTAAATGCTCCCTCAATTTCCCCAAGGATATAAGTAATTAAcatgcaaaaatatatatttaaaaagtcaTGAACATCGATTTCTTCCATATTTCATGTTATAATTATAATTTCCACCAAAActctttaaaaattttatgtaccACATAGCCCTAACCTGGTAATCGAAATCAAAAAATTTTCCCTTGACCTAAGGGTCAAGAAAAATCCCCAAATTATAATAGGCAAAAAGTATGGCCCACTTGTCAAAGTGTCCTCTCTTATTAATCCTCATTAATCAAACCCTACTAATCTTAATCTTGGCATCCAAAATTTCCTAAATCTATGGTGACTTTATCAATTTTTTCATGATTTGTCGGTCCAGTCTTCGAACATGCTCATAGGGATAGGATTTGCGTGCACGTATTCATATGGGTAAGTGCACGTGTGTTGTGATTGTCTGCATTATACtgtataattgaaaaaaaatcccaaatccTTTTCTCCTCTCATAAATAagcaaaattaaaacaaaaaaaattaaagcatcactaccatcaccaccaccaccgcgcttgctcttcttcctcccccgtTTTCCCCAAGGCGCAAACCACCACGAAAGCCCCCGAATCCGCAGCGCGAATTTCAAAGCAGCCTCCCCCCCAACCTCCGATCTCCCGCtccctcgctctctctctctctctctcgcgcgcgcgcgcgccatctagggttagggtttcgagaGGATCCCGCTGCTTGCGAGTCCCGACCATGAGGGTGCACCCGGCGCCGCGGAAGCGCACCATCGCCGTGCAGCGGCGGTGCggggtggccgcggcggcggcggggatggccgGCGGGAAGAAGCTGAGGCGGCTCCCGCACATCTTCGCCAAGGTGCTCGAGCTCCCGTTCGCCGCGGACGCCGACGTCTCCGTGGAGGAGGACGCCGCGGCGCTCCGGTTCGTGGCCGCGGCGGACGGGTTCACCCCGTCCGGCGGCGCCAGCGCCCACGCCGTCGAGATCCACCCGGGGGTCACCAAGGTTGTCGTGCGGGACCTCTCCGCCgggctcgacggcgacgacggcgccgtgtTCGAGCTCGATCGGTGGCGGTTCCGCCTCCCCCCGTGCACGCTccccgccatggccaccgccacctacgccgacggcgagctcgtcgtCACCGTCCCCAAGGGCGCCGCccctgacgacgacggcgatggcgccgccgccgccgtgcttggAGGCTCCGGCGTCGTCGAGAGCGTCCTGCTGCTTGTATAGTATACTTGAGCACCAGTAATTTCCACTGTTTTTGCTCACTCTTGCATGTTTTTAATATTTGTATGGTAATAACATATGGCAGTAAGGGTAACAAATAATGTATATGAATCACTATTTGCTCTGAATTTGCTCTGGCTACAGCTACATCTGATCTTGCAGTTCATCTTGCTAGTCTTGTCTGAGTTGGAGTCAACTGCGAAAAAATTAGTTTCAGTATGATGATGCTACATATGTAGTATTAGTTGGAACAGTTGGTTTGTAGATTGAGGATGAAGTAGTAGTATACAAGCATGTGTAGTTCAACTAGCTGAGTATGGTGATATTTGAATGCGAGTGGTTATATCTGAGTATGTTGATCTTGTCACGTTAGAAATCAAAATGATCTGCTTGATCAGAAGGTCTGATGAGAGATGAGAAGTCAATGGTTGTGTACACTGGAAGTGAGCGTGTCCTCGATCTCGTATCACTTGATGAGATGTATTAATGCTTTCAGTGTCTTTAACTGTAGTTACCTGCCACATTCAGTTAGCATGTCCATCTATTGTGTTAAATCAATGAAAATTGTGTCGCGTTTGGAGGTTAAGAGGTCACGGTTTGATTCAATCAGGTTTTCGTTTTCATGTTGTATGTCTTTATCTTAAGCCGGTCACAGTCTTATTATGTATGTGTTGTTTATTTTGGATTGCTGATACCTATCAAGCAATCGCTTCAAAGACCATATGCAGTTTAATCTAATATATCACAGCAGGAATATGCTTGTgtttcatataaaaataatgcaATAATTGCATCCTCTAGACTAGTAGAGTGTACCCTATCACTTGCTGGGCATAATATAGTCCTAGATTTTGTTATCAACTTTATTCTAGTTTTATTCCGATATATTCACTCCCTTTTCATCTTATCTTTTGCTTCCACAAGATGCTCCATTTGCTTGTCAAACTAGCTAAACTTCTAGTGGGGTGTTACCTGAAAGACTATAGGCAGAATGTGATACCTTGATTCTTTTCCCCTAAAATTTGAGGACCTAAGGGTGCCAACTTGCAAGCTGAAAATTGGTATCGGACGGGTTGTGATTTTTACCTTTTCCATATTTACCATGTGCAAGTTTAGCAATTTCTAGCCTGATGTTAGTGACACGGAGGATGTGTACGGTGCTAGGTTGATGTTGAAGTTCTAGGTTCCTAGATCAATCATTTTCTTGAATTTAAATAGTTGTACAGGGAGAATGAACAATCCGCATCTGTTGTGtacccatgttttttttaaaagttctaACTAGGACGGTGGTGG
The window above is part of the Oryza sativa Japonica Group chromosome 7, ASM3414082v1 genome. Proteins encoded here:
- the LOC4342521 gene encoding uncharacterized protein, with protein sequence MRVHPAPRKRTIAVQRRCGVAAAAAGMAGGKKLRRLPHIFAKVLELPFAADADVSVEEDAAALRFVAAADGFTPSGGASAHAVEIHPGVTKVVVRDLSAGLDGDDGAVFELDRWRFRLPPCTLPAMATATYADGELVVTVPKGAAPDDDGDGAAAAVLGGSGVVESVLLLV